The Dermacentor silvarum isolate Dsil-2018 chromosome 7, BIME_Dsil_1.4, whole genome shotgun sequence genomic sequence GGATTTGGGTAGGAGTAAGTTTGCAGGTGTCTTAGCGTGACCGCCTGCGGCCTGCTTAGCTTAGATTGAGGCGGACGGGAAGACCTATTTCGCTAAGTAAAAGAGTTTGGTAGCTTCATTGTGCGTGATAGGAGCGTCCCTGTGTCCGGGGGGAGTATCGTCTGATCCGAGGGCAGTGCAGTCGGTAAAGCCACGCGCAGCCCTCGTGGACAGACTCGTTGAGGTTCAGAGGAATCCCTTTGACCGCCCCGACGTGGGCAGGGAACCAAAGGATGGAGTGTGTGGAGCTGTCGCCGTGTTTGGCGCATTTCAGAATTGGGAATATCTGCTGGGCTACCTGGCCTTTCGGGAATGCCCTGACGGCCACTTCTGCATCGCTATACACCCTGTCTCTCCGACCGTCTTGCATGGCGAgtgcaatggccacttgctcggccacCTCGGCACTCGTGACTCGAGCTCCGCGAAATACACGGCGCAATGATGCCTCATGAGGATGTGCGATGAAGAAGACACTACACAAACCTTagggatacagcttacgtcattGCATCGTCATTCAGAACAttttgcctacgaaatgacttaagcaaATTATCGTTGATTCCATCtgcagactttcagcatctcggtttttgctggaataatcagtggcgTCTTTCTGCGCAGTTGAAGTTACATGCTCCCGATTACGCAGTCGCAACCCGGAATTCAATTTTTATTTACGTAGAGCTGGACTGACGATATCCCCTCTGTGCCACAATTGTAAGGAAATTGTAAACAATAGACCACTAATTTTTATCATGCCAACGTTGTTCAAACCggagaaagatattactcgaagctccactctgcaaaattggattaggaATAAGTACACCTGTATCGTAATCATTTGGTGCCTCTACCCtaggctattgtcacagagatgTTTGTTGGGCTGTGTTTGATTTTTTTAACTGAAAGAAGatgattaccctgctaattattgtaaaTTTATTCTACCTATCATATCACATATTCATTTCACAGAAATTCGTTTCTCCAAATTTTTTAGTAACATTGCATTTATTCTCACCTTGATTGTAACCTCACCTAAAATTCGctcttcagttagtctgactgctcgctgaCTGCTCGCTGGTACTAGTCTAGTTACTCCAAAATCTTCTTGGTTttggttttttctttcttttactttgggtttctcattttcaaaaataattttttagctacctactgccacccgattcttggcctatccccctcagtgggtacgAAGAGCCTTgatagaggttcatcatcatcaccctcatCATCATGTGTACTGTGGTACTCAGTATGAGCTACGAGGCGCAAGCGCATACCAAGTGGTCGTGCGTTGGAGCTCATGCGGAGCGCAATAGTAAATTTGATTTGCTTAACATCACGTACTTGTACCACATTCCCGGCTTGATATTGCATCTGGCTGCCTCGTATGCATCTGCTTTCATAAGAAAGTGAGTAACGTTGCCTAGTGGACCTAGCCAagtgacgttgagtttactcgcgtctattgtggaccgattAAATTTGTTTCACTCAGTCACGTGCCGAAGTTCCTCATCCTCTGTTTCTGTTTTAAACCAATAAAAGAATGTTTCGTGCTTGTAATTCAGTGCTGACCGAACACATTTAGCGGGAAACCTCGTAAATTCTGTAACCcaacacattttttttatgttgccgGCAGGCAACATTCGTCAATAAAGGGTGAAGAAGCAATTTCAAAGCACGATTAAAAGTCGGCTATGTTGTTTGCCTAATACCTACGCGTATGAAACTACACGAGCAAAACGAGTTATAGATCTTGACAGCTGCGCACAGAATGACGAAAGTGGAGTCATGGGAGTTCGCAATGAATGCGCATTTTATGTTTAAAaaacgagttcttttttttttcaggaagtcGGTCATTTCATCCATCAAACTGTTGCCTTACAAAAATTACCTCTGCTTTCAGTACGTCGATAATTTACTCTTCATTTTAATTATTCTTTGTATCTGTGCAACATGTTTTAAAGCAATGTGAAAAATTTAGGTAACTTTTATTACGACAGATATCGTTTCACTTGCTCTAATATCGCCCCTTTCAAATGTTACATGTTAGCTTGGGAACTTTACTAACAATAGATCGTTAGTACCGCCAAGGACTAGGCTCTTGACAAACCTGCTACTATCAGGTAAAGCGTGATGCTTACATGTCTGGAGCTGTTGACGTACGCATTCCTATTTCGATATATAAATAGTTGCAGCTTCCATTTTTAATACAACCATCTACCCCAAATTTATGGCAAAACGTATGTCATTCACATGAACGCCGTATAGGTATAGGGAATGATTGACGCATTTACGATAAAATGCTTACTAGTTGACCAGCGAAGAATGAGACAGAAAGTACCAGTTTCTTTGGTTTATTACGAGCACCAGACGTTATTGGAGCACAGAATACCGTGTGGCAGTAATGAGCTGTTCCTTTTTTCGTTTGCGAAAGTTGTGCCGTAACTCGTTAAAGTGCTTCAGTTGTGGCCCGAATGAGATGAGTCTCCGGTGTGGTGACCCGAGCTTCCCTGGTGAGACGAACCAGAGCGGCCTTGGTGGCTGGAGGTGCCATGGTGGGAAGAGCCGCTGTGAGAGTCACCGTGaccgtggtgcgttccgccgactCCGCAAGAGATAGCGGACAGGTTGCTAGAACAGCCGCCAGGCTGCCTCTCACCCTCCTGTCGGCCGGAGTCCGTATCCACGCACCAGTGCGAGTCGACGTCGCACTGCAGCGCGTTGTATTCTCCCGAGGTGACATTGCATAGTGGCTCAGGTCCCTTCTGAGAACCTGTGAAGATGGCAGTGctctttagacgccatgcttaaGGAGGTGAACTTCGAGTCCTGTCCTTGAGTTTCCATCTAATGAACTTCCTTTATCGCCTTGGTAATTATATATGTAATTATTTGTTTATGACATACTTCCGGCTACCTTTGGCACCCGTGGCGCAGTAGTTAAGTGTATAATAACAGAAAAACTATGTATATGTAAAATTTATGCTGACATGAAAGAGCACACATTATAAAGTAAGAATTTCAGTCCAAGAAGATCTCCTTCATATTTTCTTAGTTCCCATGGTTGTCGTTCATTGTTAGAGTAGAAAACAGCATGATAAAATTTTTGAGTATGAACCACGGAAAGCCTTGTTCAAATTGTAATTGCCGCTGTCCTGGCAAAGAATTTCTACAGTACTGACAGAAAATACCACTGCAGGCACTTAACCTTCTGTTGCATCTAGCTTGCCGTCATTAGAGCACAACTAATATCGTTATAGCAGACGCGATACGTGTGGTACGTCTTGCTGCTACTTTCAGTATTACTGCGCTCTCTCAAAGAAAACTGTGTCTTCCCTAGAAGACGCTATGCATGTGATAGAATTTTCTTCGTCGCGGAATAAAGAGCTTTTGCTGTCAAAATGTTAGCGCGTAACCTGTTGTTTAATCCCTACCGAACAAAAATGTTTGTATTACAACTCGGAGTAATGTAATTAAATTATTAAATGCCACCAATGTGTTTTCTTACTTGATCTCTGCTGCCATTCGTGGTGGTCCCTAATGCAGTTGCATGACTTCAGGCTCCTCGAAGGGCCCTTGATCTGGCCGAACTCGTTGTCGTAGCATGCACAGAAGGGCCGTCCTCTGACAGCTTCGCCGAAACACTGAATTGCTTTGTAGTTGCCTTGTTCGTCGCATTCCGGGACCAGGAGGCCAGTCAGGTTCCTTGTGGCGCGCTGCTCGTTGCGGCGACGACGTTGGCAGTCTGTCTCGCCTGTCGAAGCTGCGTGACATCAAAAATGCAACATACTCATGCAACAAATGAAATTGAGTTTACGGTTACTTCCAACGTAGCATACACGCACGGAGATAAATACACGTAGCACACAGACACATTTTTAATGCGAGCTGTAGCCTAAATATACAACCTAATAAAATATTAGTTTCAGCAATGATTTCTTCGGGGTGGATATGCACGACGGAGGGTGTTTCGTGCATAAAATAACGTGGATCCGTACAACAGAATCAATTTGCGCACAAAAAGCCACGGACCATTTCCTAGTGGCCCAATTCACGATAGGTCTCATTACGCTCGTCTGCGAAGTGAACCTGTGGTTCGTTGTATGAAACGAAAGCAAGTTACATAGTAGCGGAAACACCTTCAATGCATCATTAACATATGCTACCTGCATGTAGTGTACAACGATCATGTCGTGATGACATTTTCTTTCCGTTATATTGAACAATGCAGGAACAAACTCGGAAGAAGGGAGAATCGGTGCGCTTCTGCATCACTTTTTCTACCTGCTTAAGATCACGCGAGATACGTAGTCGAGCTCAAAGGCGAGCTAATTTTTACAAGAAATGATGGGTTAACAATATCTGAACCTAAAAATACATAATTGTCGTTTATATCACTGTTCAATTTTTTTCAGATTCTTCTCTTGCTTCTGTAATTTAAATATATACAAGCAGCATAGTGCACACGCTACCTAAAAATTCAGGTTGCTAAAACGCAAGTTCAAATTAGTGGCTCCATTCTTGAGATTGTGTACCATGCCTAGGTGAACAGTTAAACTATCAATAGTATTTTTAAAGTACTCAAATTGTAGTTGCGTTTTCTTCGTGCTTTTTGGTACCTTGTCAATTCGGTATAGCAGGTGAAAAGTGTGCCATGCTGCTACTGAAAGCGCCTTCTTATTGccgtagcaattatatggacgctccaagcggatttcttccgtcggcttCGTTGTTggtgtcgtcgtcaccgtgaggttccgtgtaaagccctagggcgataaaatcgttgccgcgcgccgtatgctgtatgtgcgagggaaagcgcgcgagggacgcgcactttcacggagaaCGGATGCACAGGGGAGAACAAACGCGAAGTCTTCCGTCACGCGGAAGGCCGTGGAGATATGGGagggaagggctggcgattttgtgctgcggcaccaacttcGTATGTTGCAAACGGGCACAAACGGAACGTACGCGAAAGGTGGAAAGCGGGAAGGTAACGTGGGAGGCACGGGGTGCGGCTTCCACTCTGCGAGCAAATGCGTACTTGTACTTAGCGTGGCTGTAGGCGGTCGCGCGTaacgcatcttgaaagcgatccgcacaTGGCTCCTaccattgtatgcgctgtgcctttcaccgcccagtttccgttgaagcgatagaccgcaagtaccttcgctcgctgcggccgcgctcgctcacgccaacgttttgacagcagttgtaagcggtcatcgagtgtgatctatttaggtttgcttgcgcgcgctgacaccatggttaattcggttagtaagcgaatgtgtccaagtttaaaAAGCCAATAAatctactatctttactccgcatagctctgtactaatttgctatcgcaattgatgctgcgcctttcgggcgaaactgcgtctctTTTATCTCCGAATCACTAATACAAGTTTAGTATTCTCAAAAAGTACTTACCACAGAATGCGTATCCAACAAATGCGAAAATCTGTAAAAAAGGAATACAAAACAAAGCGTAATTATGCAATAAATACCCAGCTTCGTTATCTGGTAAATAAAACCAAATATTCATTATATTAGTTTATTTCCATATCAATTCTTTTTAACACTAACTGCAATAGTCACAGCGACCAAGGCAGTGCTCCATACTTCAATTATTGTCACTTGTTGTCCTATGTGTAACTTAATGCAACATAAACAACAGCTAAATGCATGATGTTTAACAAATTTTGTGTTTCTCTCTAGCACCAAAAAATATATTTACTACACTCTTAGGGATATAAGCATTCCTTATCTACACTGATTATAATTCAAATGCTAAGCGTGATTTGCTCTTTCAGAACCATTTTCGGGATATACAATAGCTATTAGAAATTTGGACTGCACGGTTTCGGAACAATACTGGATTACCGCTGAAGCAGTGACCGCTGATTGTTATACGAAcagtatcatcatcattcatGAACTCTTAAAGGCGCCTTTCGCGGCAATACATGAGGGGGCGGGGgcaaaaacagaaatacagaGTAGTCATGATAACAACAGTGGTATGGATGGTAAaggcaataaaaataaataata encodes the following:
- the LOC119458252 gene encoding U24-ctenitoxin-Pn1a; its protein translation is MNRTGFLALAIFAFVGYAFCASTGETDCQRRRRNEQRATRNLTGLLVPECDEQGNYKAIQCFGEAVRGRPFCACYDNEFGQIKGPSRSLKSCNCIRDHHEWQQRSSSQKGPEPLCNVTSGEYNALQCDVDSHWCVDTDSGRQEGERQPGGCSSNLSAISCGVGGTHHGHGDSHSGSSHHGTSSHQGRSGSSHQGSSGHHTGDSSHSGHN